From a region of the Triticum aestivum cultivar Chinese Spring chromosome 7D, IWGSC CS RefSeq v2.1, whole genome shotgun sequence genome:
- the LOC123168689 gene encoding uncharacterized protein isoform X2 encodes MDNPGLAAMAIGNNLHTCQDHVAGPSSAPTQPQPSVSYLTKLLGATTFKDTATSSASPQAVAETPPPKPTIYVNRPPDWYFSIYIRIDRSGSFHTYPHLGGPFKSLQEVEKAIERYLHDKRHKTLWNEQAGDEIIIKKALYWPDGRTRKCSDEHVVEYTREQMSLMLQALLDKYNEDRNLVGDLAYEFKDFLHYQTIYEDYKWYKHFNFTTKTKDGTEDLFFAEVTKGKDNALVANCFCKIESNENGHCYGCINHGIIDMKHPGKADAYSGGHLNVHLPFGGRRSRPNTWTGSKEDVAAEEARLRYIYGIR; translated from the exons ATGGATAATCCGGGTCTAGCAGCAATGGCAATTGGGAATAATCTACATAC GTGCCAGGATCATGTGGCTGGGCCTTCATCCGCACCGACGCAGCCTCAACCGTCTGTCTCGTACTTGACCAAATTGCTCGGCGCTACAACATTCAAGGACACTGCCACTTCCTCAGCCTCCCCACAGGCTGTAGCTGAGACCCCGCCACCAAAGCCAACCATTTATGTCAACAGACCTCCTGATTGGTATTTTAGTATTTACATCAGGATCGATCGTTCAGGATCTTTCCACACATATCCTCATCTTGGTGGACCATTCAAGAGCTTACAGGAAGTTGAAAAGGCTATTGAGCGCTATCTTCATGACAAGCGGCATAAAACACT GTGGAACGAGCAAGCTGGGGATGAAATCATTATAAAGAAGGCTCTTTACTGGCCTGATGGCAGAACAAGGAAATGTTCAGATGAGCACGTAGTGGAGTATACCCGTGAGCAAATGAGTTTAATGCTTCAAGCTTTACTGGACAAGTATAATGAGGATCGCAATCTTGTTGGG GATCTTGCGTATGAATTCAAGGATTTCTTGCACTATCAAACAATTTATGAAGACTATAAGTGGTACAAGCATTTCAATTTCACTACAAAGACTAAAGATGGAACTGAGGATCTTTTCTTTGCTGAAGTGACAAAGGGGAAAGACAATGCATTGGTGGCCAACTGTTTCTGCAAGATTGAATCCAATGAAAATG GCCACTGCTATGGTTGCATAAATCATGGAATTATTGATATGAAGCACCCTGGCAAGGCCGATGCATACTCTGGTGGTCACTTGAACGTACATTTGCCATTTGGTGGGCGCAGAAGCCGTCCTAACACGTGGACAGGCTCTAAGGAAGAT GTGGCAGCTGAGGAAGCTAGGCTGAGATACATCTATGGTATACGATGA
- the LOC123168689 gene encoding uncharacterized protein isoform X1 yields MGGRRKSKRGGEVPNPRTHEEDRSVALAAAAAAQAHAAAAAQARAAADSSRPYCRTCLSRDGRGGGGGGPCSCPDTTSAQPSGSSRGSAVPAQLYVPCRAPNPCQDHVAGPSSAPTQPQPSVSYLTKLLGATTFKDTATSSASPQAVAETPPPKPTIYVNRPPDWYFSIYIRIDRSGSFHTYPHLGGPFKSLQEVEKAIERYLHDKRHKTLWNEQAGDEIIIKKALYWPDGRTRKCSDEHVVEYTREQMSLMLQALLDKYNEDRNLVGDLAYEFKDFLHYQTIYEDYKWYKHFNFTTKTKDGTEDLFFAEVTKGKDNALVANCFCKIESNENGHCYGCINHGIIDMKHPGKADAYSGGHLNVHLPFGGRRSRPNTWTGSKEDVAAEEARLRYIYGIR; encoded by the exons ATGGGAGGACGACGCAAAAGCAAACGCGGAGGCGAAGTGCCGAATCCCAGGACACATGAGGAGGATCGCTCAGTCGcgttggcggcggcagcagcggctcaGGCCCATGCTGCGGCGGCGGCTCAGGCCCGTGCTGCGGCGGACTCCTCCCGGCCCTACTGCCGAACCTGCCTGTCTCGCGatgggcgtggcggcggcggcggcggcccctgCTCCTGCCCCGACACCACCTCCGCCCAGCCGTCTGGCTCCTCGCGGGGCAGCGCCGTCCCCGCCCAACTTTATGTCCCCTGCCGCGCCCCCAACCC GTGCCAGGATCATGTGGCTGGGCCTTCATCCGCACCGACGCAGCCTCAACCGTCTGTCTCGTACTTGACCAAATTGCTCGGCGCTACAACATTCAAGGACACTGCCACTTCCTCAGCCTCCCCACAGGCTGTAGCTGAGACCCCGCCACCAAAGCCAACCATTTATGTCAACAGACCTCCTGATTGGTATTTTAGTATTTACATCAGGATCGATCGTTCAGGATCTTTCCACACATATCCTCATCTTGGTGGACCATTCAAGAGCTTACAGGAAGTTGAAAAGGCTATTGAGCGCTATCTTCATGACAAGCGGCATAAAACACT GTGGAACGAGCAAGCTGGGGATGAAATCATTATAAAGAAGGCTCTTTACTGGCCTGATGGCAGAACAAGGAAATGTTCAGATGAGCACGTAGTGGAGTATACCCGTGAGCAAATGAGTTTAATGCTTCAAGCTTTACTGGACAAGTATAATGAGGATCGCAATCTTGTTGGG GATCTTGCGTATGAATTCAAGGATTTCTTGCACTATCAAACAATTTATGAAGACTATAAGTGGTACAAGCATTTCAATTTCACTACAAAGACTAAAGATGGAACTGAGGATCTTTTCTTTGCTGAAGTGACAAAGGGGAAAGACAATGCATTGGTGGCCAACTGTTTCTGCAAGATTGAATCCAATGAAAATG GCCACTGCTATGGTTGCATAAATCATGGAATTATTGATATGAAGCACCCTGGCAAGGCCGATGCATACTCTGGTGGTCACTTGAACGTACATTTGCCATTTGGTGGGCGCAGAAGCCGTCCTAACACGTGGACAGGCTCTAAGGAAGAT GTGGCAGCTGAGGAAGCTAGGCTGAGATACATCTATGGTATACGATGA